Below is a window of candidate division WOR-3 bacterium DNA.
CCGAAATCGACGAGGGTCACGACATCAAGGCCGTCACTTCAAGCATATTTTTAGTGACGGGGTCGTCCGAGACGTTCTGCAACGGAATATCCGATCTGATAGTCGCTAAAATAACCGACGCGGTGACGATTGTCGAGGAAAATCCTTTACACGTTTTCTCACCGGAATTTCTGACCGTCTCTCCCAATCCTTTCAGAGGGTCGGCTCAAATAGAGTTTTTTCTTAGAAATGAAGATGAAGTCCAGGTTTCAGTTCTGGACCTATCCGGGAGAATTGTTAAAATCATTTCAGATTGTACCTTGGGAAGCGGATCTTTATATTTTTCCTGGGACGGCACAGACGAAACCGGAATGCCCGTCCATTCAGGGATTTATTTTTTGAACGTCATGACAGAAGAAAGCGCTGTGAGTGAGGAATTGATACTTATCAGATAAATTATTTATTCGAATGCAGAGCCAGTTTATTGGTACAACTGTGAATAATGCTTGACGAGAGCTTGATATTTTTTATTCTCCGTATTTGACCAGTATTTTATTTGTGCTCAATTCCACTTCTATGAATATCTCTCCCCCGCTTCCAATAATTTCTTTTGAAGGATCTTGAGGCAAAAGAGAGACGGGCTTATATGTAGTCCTCCAAACATACATCCCGTCTCTGTACAATTGCTCCACTCCAATGAGTTTGTAATCCCATGGCTCGGGAGTTAATTCCTTCAGCTTTTCGAGACTTAATGAAACCGCCTTATTGTGATCCTCGGTTATGCTCTGGACCGAACCGGTCCCATGTGTGTCCACTTTTCAAGTAGAAAAAGAACATGAAGAAAAAGATAATACAAAAAATAAAATTAACACAGTTCCATAAATTGCTTTCAATTTGACCTCCCAAGTAAAAAGTTCCCGCAATTAAACAATTCATAAATTATTTTACTTGAGATTATAAGATAAAATTCAATTTTTATACATGGTCCGCACAGAATTTTCGTGCGTTTTTTATATATCTTATCTATAACAGACCTCCCGGTGCTGTCACTTTTCTAAAAATTTGCTAAAAATCATCTTAGGACTGATATTTTTTCTGATCTCACTTCGCCCTGGGATTGTATTCTGACGTAATACATTCCGTTTTGAACTTCTTTCCCTTCGGTGTCCTTTCCATCCCAGTTCAGGCAATAATTTCCCTCATCGAGATAACTTTCAGCGAGAGTGATAATTTTCTGTCCAGCGAGGTTGAAAATCTCAACTGTAGTTCTTCCGCCGGATAAAATCCCGAAAGATATCGCCAAGAAGTGTGACATAGGATTGGGGTAAACTGAATAAATAATGGGCGAAAATAAATCTTCTGTCTCTTCAACTCCTGTAGATGGAACCCACTTTGCGATAAAATCAGCGTTGGGGTTACCTCCGGCGTCCGTGAAAGCTCCACCGACGTAAATATCAGTTCCTGAAACGGCTATACTTAAAACATAATAATTCAAACCGCTCCCCAACGCCTCCCATGAAGACCCGTTCCATTTTGCGATATAGTGGGCGTTTGGCACTCCCCCAGCGTTCGTGAAGATTCCTCCTACAAGTAAATCCGTACCGACCGCTTCCATATCGAAAACATAATTGTTCAGTCCGCCTCCTACCGATTGCCAGTTTTCCCCATCCCATCTGGCTATGTGGTCAGCGTCAGGATTGCCTCCGGCGTCTGTAAAATAACCGCCTATGTAAAGGATTGAGTCCCAAAAAACCATTTTACTAACAAAACTGTCTATAGGATTTCCTACAGTTTCCCATAAAGAACCGTTCCATCTCGCTATATAATCGGCATCGGGATTGCCCCCGGCGTTAGAAAATGTCCCGCATGCATATACATCCGAGCCAGAAATGATTATATCTAAAACCAAACCATTCAAACCAGATCCAAGCGCTTCCCAAGAGGAACCGTTCCATTTTGCGATGTTATCAGCGTTGGGATTTCCTCCGGCGTTCGTAAATTCACCTCCGGCATAGATATCCGAACCTGAAATTGCTATTGCCCACACTACTCCATTCAATCCTGTCCCGAGTGCTTCCCACGAAGATCCGTTCCATTTGGCTATGCAGTCAGCGTTGGGATTTCCTCCGGCGTTTGTGAAAACTCCGCCGACATAAACGCCGGTGCCTGAAACTTTTATCTCTACGGCATAAGAGTTAAGACTTGTCAGGGGAGACCAGGAAGTTCCATTCCAACTTGCAATATAATCTGCGGCAGGATAACCTCCGGCATTTGTAAACATACCACCTGCGTATAAGGTCGTGTTCATAAAATCCAAGGCATAGACGGTGGTGTCCAACCCTGTACCCAGCGCTTCCCATGTTCCATCAACCTGGGGTGAATAAAGAAGCGTCTCACTGTTTATAGCGCTGGAAACAGTCGGATTTGTAAAGAAAGACAGAACTGCTATTACAAAAGTGCAGGTTCCCATTTTAAACTCCTTTTTTTTAAACAAAAATAGTAATCCTATGGCGTTAAAAAAACATTAAATGCCTCATTTTAGTCCCGCTTTTTTTCATTTCTGCTGCCAAAAACCGCACTCCTTGTAATATTTTTCGGAAGTAACTAAACAAACAAAAGCAAGCTGACTGCCATTACTACCATTCCGGCAATCAGCCCTCCTATGGCAAGATGGTGTTCGCCGTACTCCTCAGCTGTCGGCAAGAGTTCGTCCAGCGAGATATAGACCATAATACCCGCGACCGACGCGAAAACGAATCCGAAAGTCGCTTCGGTAAAAAAAGATCGAAGAAGAAAATACCCGATCAGAGCGCCGACAGGTTCTGCCAGTCCCGATAAAAATGAAAGCGTAAACGCCTTTTTTCTGCTTTTTGTTGCAAAGTAGATAGGAGCAGATACAG
It encodes the following:
- a CDS encoding T9SS type A sorting domain-containing protein, with translation MGTCTFVIAVLSFFTNPTVSSAINSETLLYSPQVDGTWEALGTGLDTTVYALDFMNTTLYAGGMFTNAGGYPAADYIASWNGTSWSPLTSLNSYAVEIKVSGTGVYVGGVFTNAGGNPNADCIAKWNGSSWEALGTGLNGVVWAIAISGSDIYAGGEFTNAGGNPNADNIAKWNGSSWEALGSGLNGLVLDIIISGSDVYACGTFSNAGGNPDADYIARWNGSLWETVGNPIDSFVSKMVFWDSILYIGGYFTDAGGNPDADHIARWDGENWQSVGGGLNNYVFDMEAVGTDLLVGGIFTNAGGVPNAHYIAKWNGSSWEALGSGLNYYVLSIAVSGTDIYVGGAFTDAGGNPNADFIAKWVPSTGVEETEDLFSPIIYSVYPNPMSHFLAISFGILSGGRTTVEIFNLAGQKIITLAESYLDEGNYCLNWDGKDTEGKEVQNGMYYVRIQSQGEVRSEKISVLR